Within Epilithonimonas zeae, the genomic segment GAATGCTTCCTAAAATATGTATTTCTAAATGTTAAATCGCTGTATAACCGCCGTCAACAAGATGATAACCACCAGTCATAAAAGACGATTTATCAGAACTTAGGAAAAGAACCAATTCTGCAACTTCTTCCGGTCTTCCCAATCTTCCCATCGGATGCTTAGAAATCAAAGCTTCTTTCATATCTCCGCTTGCACTTTCCAAAAGTGGTGTTTCGATATAAGCTGGACCGACTGCATTGCAACGGATATTTTTCTGTCCGTATTCCGCTCCAATGTTTTTGGTTAAACCAACAACTGCGTGTTTTGAAGTCGTGTAAGCCGAAGAAAGCGGTGCCGCAACTGTTCCGTGGATGGATGCGATATTGACGATAACGCCGCCGCCGTTTTTCTCCATTTGGGTTAATTCATATTTACAGCCATAAAAAACGCCGTCAAGATTCACATCAAGAACTTTTTTCCAACTGTCGATGCTGTAATCGCCGGTTAATTTTTGTTCGCCACCAATTCCTGCATTGTTGCAGGCAATATCTAATCTTCCGTAAGCTTTTACAGTCGCATTGACAAGTGCTTCAACTTGTTCAGGATTCGAAGTATCTGCTTTTACAAAAGTCGCTTCTCCGCCTTCTGATTTTATTTCTTCAACTGCCGATTTTCCGTGTTCTTCATTGATGTCGGAAACGATAACTTTTGCGCCTTCTTTAGCGTATAATTTTGCGATTGCCAGTCCAATTCCTGAACCTGCACCTGTAACCAAAGCTACTTTATTGTCTAGAATTTTCATAATAAATGTACTATTAATTGATATTAAAGTTACAAAAATGATGCAAACGAAACCCCTAAATCGTTAATTATTTCATAAATGTTTCTTTTTGAAGCAATAGTAAAATTTGTAGTCGGAAAAATCTTGGTTTTCTTCTATAAAATCCGTCGGTTCGTCTAATAGATTTGATATTATTTTTTATATGAGACAACTTTGTTCCCGTAAAACAGACGAACAATGCAAAAATATCTCATCATAACGCTTTTCATCGGAATCCTTGCTCCGGCTCAAAAAGTATGGACGCTTGAGGATTGTCTTGATTATGCTGTAGAAAACAACATTACCGTGAAAAAAACGGTTTTGGACAAGACAACTGCTTCCTTGAATTATCAACAGCAGAAAAATAACAAACTTCCGACAATCTATGGCTCTTCATCGATTGGTTTAACGAATGGTTCCAGTATCGACCCTATTACGAGTTCATTTGTGAACCAGAATATTTTGTCAAATAGTTTCGGTTTAAGTGGCAATATGACGATTTATCAGGGGAATAAACTGAATCTTCAAATCGAACAGAATAAAATGATTCTCGACCAGTCTTCATTATATCAGAAACAAGCTGAAAACAATATCGTTTTGAATGTTTTGAATGCTTACTTACAAGCTTTATATTATTATGAAGGAATCGAAAGTGCAAAATATACAGCAAGTTCTTCCGCTCAGGAATTGAAACTAACTCAGACCAAATTTAAAAACGGAGCGATTTCGAAATTGGATTTGGCGGATGTTGAAACTCAGGATGCGCAGAATCAATACACGGTTGTGAACAGTGAAAATCTTTACAATCAACAGGTTTTGAAACTGAAACAATTATTGGAACTCGACCCAAGTGTTGATTTTCAAATCGAAAAAATAAAACTGACGGATTTAATGGAATCCATTCCGGATAAACAACAGGTTTTTGCTCAAGCCATAGAAAATCTTCCGGATTTG encodes:
- a CDS encoding TolC family protein, which encodes MQKYLIITLFIGILAPAQKVWTLEDCLDYAVENNITVKKTVLDKTTASLNYQQQKNNKLPTIYGSSSIGLTNGSSIDPITSSFVNQNILSNSFGLSGNMTIYQGNKLNLQIEQNKMILDQSSLYQKQAENNIVLNVLNAYLQALYYYEGIESAKYTASSSAQELKLTQTKFKNGAISKLDLADVETQDAQNQYTVVNSENLYNQQVLKLKQLLELDPSVDFQIEKIKLTDLMESIPDKQQVFAQAIENLPDLKIYDSQNEILAKALEITKAGYKPTLSATAGLNTGFTSTQDYSYFTQIKNNFNKSVGLSLNIPIFSKKQNDTNVKLAQIDIEQNKLDKISASKTLYSSIETAWQNAIANQAQQKSSKVARDNAKLAYDLASKKYEFGGLTTTELAVSRNTYLTNEQTYLQSKYMAVLYTQLLNFYQGKTLTTN
- a CDS encoding SDR family NAD(P)-dependent oxidoreductase yields the protein MKILDNKVALVTGAGSGIGLAIAKLYAKEGAKVIVSDINEEHGKSAVEEIKSEGGEATFVKADTSNPEQVEALVNATVKAYGRLDIACNNAGIGGEQKLTGDYSIDSWKKVLDVNLDGVFYGCKYELTQMEKNGGGVIVNIASIHGTVAAPLSSAYTTSKHAVVGLTKNIGAEYGQKNIRCNAVGPAYIETPLLESASGDMKEALISKHPMGRLGRPEEVAELVLFLSSDKSSFMTGGYHLVDGGYTAI